One Tetrapisispora phaffii CBS 4417 chromosome 3, complete genome DNA segment encodes these proteins:
- the TPM1 gene encoding tropomyosin TPM1 (similar to Saccharomyces cerevisiae TPM2 (YIL138C) and TPM1 (YNL079C); ancestral locus Anc_2.215) yields MDKVREKLSNLKLEAEQWQEKYEELKEQYKVIEQDNTDKENEIKSLSTKNENLEAELETLENKLTDSKQVLEDSDNLKSNNETFLKKNQQLEEELEESDSKLKEAIEKLRETDLKSEQLERKVAALEEERDDWERKHEELSEKYEQAKKELDEFAASLENL; encoded by the coding sequence atggATAAAGTTAGAGAGAAGTTAAGCAATTTGAAATTGGAAGCTGAGCAATGGCAAGAAAAATACGAGGAATTGAAAGAACAATACAAGGTCATCGAACAAGACAATActgataaagaaaatgaaattaaatctttGTCAACCAAGAATGAAAATTTGGAAGCTGAATTAGAAACTTTAGAAAACAAATTGACTGATTCCAAACAAGTCTTAGAAGACTCAGACAATTTGAAGTCCAACAATGAGACTTTcttaaagaaaaatcaacaattagaagaagaattagaagaaagTGATTCTAAACTAAAAGAAgctattgaaaaattaagagAAACTGATTTGAAGTCTGAACAATTAGAAAGAAAAGTAGCTGCATTGGAGGAAGAAAGAGACGATTGGGAAAGAAAACACGAAGAATTAtctgaaaaatatgaacaaGCAAAGAAAGAATTGGATGAATTTGCTGCTTCTTTAGAAAACTTATAA
- the TMA108 gene encoding Tma108p (similar to Saccharomyces cerevisiae TMA108 (YIL137C); ancestral locus Anc_2.217), with product MSVQAITNGMSLLTLDNPVLPSHYEIKLNLEPNSVTAKSSIKITMSKNDKMVASAKEDLKQFRLHSKDLKIANAFIVDEDSNKKLLLKWKEDVNTNLLTLNSEEAIPFKDNHFFLHIEYDATVKIIKTHEDKTYGIFKTNFMKQSSESSIADNVIISTHCQPSYAKTIFPCVDEPSIKTSFQLTLETPSQFKTISNTGIKSEEKLKSGRTVTTFKTTPLMSTSVFGFAAGDFDFIKSEVEMPISKKKIPLCVYAPDNIDFTVFTLDTIQKYLPLLENYFNKEYPLDKLDFVLLPFLSDMAMENFGMVSILMNHLTLPPQALANDNIREQCQQLIVHELVHQWFGNFITYESWEYLWFNESFATWLASVLLTETGDSPSYWTSNAYLQQHMYITMENEISNPSILSIIEQSKRSMNSEIIETSDVFNAHSYAKGIAILRSLQLTIGDELLKKGIQTFINDEKNHTHSIKPMDMWTQVGSTLKSANIANYFASWSRLQGVPIVHVEVETDGNNEISYKLTQHRYYHGEQDEIEDIPYHIPLFILNEDGSEDRNNVLFTDRTLIINGKKDLVLLNHNGQGYYKVSYESETLYDSICKQLLANKLNGVDLFTIMKDIKSFIGDEKYQKPIHFDGLFKILRTLCSPEIQLDETSVYWYGLNVGLDIIQKIDRYERTFKNVSMDKISQTLTSEIFIPFMNKIDWPKDFSKIKENVSTEQLECMSQIMFLNRQHGTIIKKCDTYFQKMLNGPKQCIPIELVNSILTVYCSNMTSLKQWKKLINVMDETSESNKEILQHLIENSDNLNKYEINFQFIKNSILENIGFTSKEELMERNLRYINEHIGSMNIEYILIGINYNSNGGDGDANEKNIKSIEEWYLTNLPNWIKIGMKLKNTIKNISLIVFQIVNNKKSFVDKLTRFKGNSLGIDFISYYSLATAEINSQKLIIEDLNKVL from the coding sequence ATGTCTGTTCAAGCAATAACTAATGGCATGAGCTTACTTACTCTTGATAATCCAGTTTTACCATCTCATTATGAGattaaattgaatttagaGCCAAATAGTGTTACTGCTAAAagttcaattaaaattactATGAGTAAAAATGATAAGATGGTGGCTTCGGCAAAAGAAGATTTAAAGCAATTTAGATTACAttcaaaagatttaaaaattgcAAATGCTTTTATTGTAGATGAAGACAGTAACAAGAAATTACTTTTAAAATGGAAAGAAGATGTAAatacaaatttattaacCTTAAATAGTGAAGAGGCAATCCCCTTTAAAGATAATCATTTTTTCCTCCATATTGAGTATGATGCCACTGtcaaaattatcaagaCTCATGAGGATAAGACCTATGGTATATTTAAGACGAATTTTATGAAACAATCAAGTGAATCATCAATTGCTgataatgttattatttctaCCCATTGCCAACCTTCATATGCAAAAACTATTTTTCCATGTGTCGACGAGCCATCTATTAAAACTTCATTCCAATTAACTTTGGAAACTCCAAGTCAATTCAAGACTATTTCTAATACTGGAATTAAATCTGaagagaaattaaaatctgGAAGAACAGTGACGACTTTCAAAACAACACCATTAATGAGTACTTCTGTGTTTGGTTTTGCTGCTGgtgattttgattttatcaaGTCTGAAGTTGAAATGCCtatttcaaagaaaaaaattccATTATGTGTTTATGCTCCAGATAATATCGATTTCACAGTATTTACCCTAGATACTATACAGAAATATTTACCATTACtagaaaattatttcaataagGAGTATCCTTTAGATAAATTggattttgttttattacCATTTCTATCTGATATGGCTATGGAAAACTTCGGTATGGTTTCCATTTTAATGAACCATTTAACTTTACCACCCCAGGCCTTAGcgaatgataatattagaGAACAATGTCAACAATTAATTGTTCACGAACTTGTTCATCAGTGGTTTGGTAATTTTATCACTTATGAATCTTGGGAATACCTATGGTTTAATGAATCATTTGCAACTTGGTTGGCTAGTGTCTTATTGACAGAAACTGGCGATTCGCCAAGCTACTGGACCTCGAACGCATATTTGCAGCAGCACATGTATATAACAATGGAAAATGAAATCAGCAATCCTTCCATCTTAAGTATCATCGAACAATCAAAACGTTCGATGAATTCTGAAATTATCGAGACTAGTGATGTCTTTAATGCCCATTCTTATGCAAAGGGTATTGCAATTTTAAGATCGTTACAATTGACCATTGGTGATgagttattgaaaaaaggTATCCAAACGTTTATCaatgatgaaaaaaatcataCGCACTCCATAAAGCCAATGGATATGTGGACACAAGTGGGTTCAACTTTGAAGTCCGCCAATATTGCAAATTATTTTGCTTCTTGGAGTAGATTACAAGGTGTACCAATTGTTCATGTTGAGGTTGAGACTGATGgcaataatgaaatttcttATAAGTTAACTCAACATAGATATTATCATGGTGAGCAAGACGAAATTGAGGATATTCCTTATCACATCCCATTATTTATCTTAAATGAAGATGGAAGTGAAGACAGAAACAACGTCTTATTTACTGACAGAACTTTGATCATTAATGGCAAGAAAGACttagttttattaaacCATAATGGTCAAGGTTACTACAAGGTTTCCTATGAAAGTGAAACTCTGTATGACAGTATTTGTAAGCAATTACTTGCTAATAAATTGAATGGtgttgatttatttactATTATGAAAGACATCAAGTCATTCATTGGtgatgaaaaatatcaaaagcCAATTCATTTTGATGGactatttaaaatattaaggACATTATGCAGTCCTGAGATCCAACTTGACGAAACTAGTGTGTATTGGTACGGGTTAAATGTTGGTTTAGATATCATACAAAAGATAGATCGTTACGAAAGAACGTTCAAGAATGTATCGATGGATAAAATTTCACAGACGTTAACTtctgaaatatttattccATTCATGAATAAGATCGATTGGCCAAAAGACTTTTCAaagataaaagaaaatgtcTCAACTGAACAATTAGAATGTATGTCAcaaataatgtttttaaatagACAACATGGGACAATTATTAAGAAATGTGACACCTATTTCCAAAAGATGTTAAATGGACCTAAGCAATGCATTCCAATTGAGTTAGTGAATAGTATTTTGACAGTTTATTGTAGTAATATGACCTCATTAAAACAATGGAAGAAGTTAATTAATGTGATGGATGAAACAAGTGAAAGtaataaagaaattctTCAACATTTAATTGAGAATTCCGATAATCTAAACAAATATGAGATTAACTTCCAATTCATTAAGAATTCAATCCTTGAAAATATTGGATTCACCAgcaaagaagaattaatGGAGCGTAATTTAAGATATATTAACGAACATATTGGTAGTATGaacattgaatatattttaattggtattaattataatagCAACGGTGGTGATGGAGATGCAAACGAGAAGaatattaaatcaattgaagaatggTATCTCACAAACCTTCCAAATTGGATCAAGATAGGcatgaaattaaagaatacaattaaaaacatttcattaattgTATTCCAAATAGTGAACAACAAGAAATCGTTTGTTGACAAACTGACCAGATTTAAAGGCAATTCACTAGGAATTGATTTCATCAGCTATTATTCTTTAGCTACAGCTGAGATAAACTCACAGAAATTGATCATTGAAGACTTAAATAAAGTATtgtaa
- the APJ1 gene encoding Apj1p (similar to Saccharomyces cerevisiae APJ1 (YNL077W); ancestral locus Anc_2.218) — protein sequence MVASTQLYDILQVRYDSDESVIKKAYRTLALKYHPDKNNLSEESKQMFQKISEAYVVLSNKDKRQMYDKYGTVDPLEIETIIAKQEQKKQNLQQQRGNRVVNIFDADPFFHDSMGMGMNMGMNMGMNMGMNGFGNLGGFGNINMGSFSAGDLFSQFFDNTNKSAQKFNQFPSQGAFNTNNKENVSKTNNNNNMDNGFTSFSNRPTGDAFFNSNINSLNKCISDDKNLKRGPDIKHTLKCTLSNLYSGKRSKLRLERTRCCLKCKGFGSLNIKSCSKCNGRGSLTQTKKFGPMTQTFTQTCDGCGGNGTFADAQDICNECQGEGFLNEKKIFEVEITPGMTDGQLIILTGEADEVISTNLGKERVIPGDIILTINLLPDPTFKVVQGADLLYANYKINLLTSLCGGSIYIKNHPSEHLIKINIIPGELIKNGAIKTVENLGMPKIDLSVGHSNDIQANKPTLKGNLVIHFEIVYPDMLETDTVIELQNILNNDKYIQNQITEEEADNKVDLEDLVEYEEHVFNNFATEYSNLDDVLGKKNPSSEFNENNKRPKTE from the coding sequence ATGGTTGCATCTACACAATTATATGATATATTACAAGTTCGATATGACTCTGATGAGTCTGTTATTAAAAAGGCATATAGGACATTAGCCTTAAAATATCATCCTGATAAGAACAATCTCTCGGAAGAATCAAAAcaaatgtttcaaaaaataagtGAGGCTTACGTGGTGTTGTccaataaagataaaagaCAAATGTACGATAAATATGGTACCGTAGATCCACTTGAAATTGAGACTATTATAGCTAAACAGGaacaaaagaaacaaaacCTTCAGCAACAGCGGGGGAATAGAGTAGTCAATATCTTTGATGCTGATCCATTTTTTCATGATTCCATGGGAATGGGAATGAACATGGGAATGAACATGGGGATGAACATGGGTATGAATGGGTTTGGAAACTTGGGAGGCTTTGGCAATATAAATATGGGCAGTTTCTCAGCAGGAGACTTATTCTCccaattttttgataatactAATAAGTCCGCCcaaaaatttaatcaatttcCTAGCCAAGGAGCCTTCAACACTAACAATAAAGAGAATGTTAGTAAAaccaataataataataacatgGATAATGGATTCACTTCCTTCAGCAACAGACCAACCGGAGATGCTTTCTTTAActcaaatattaatagtttAAACAAATGTATTTCAGATGAtaagaatttgaaaagagGACCAGATATAAAACATACTTTAAAATGCACATTATCTAATTTATATTCAGGAAAAAGGTCAAAACTTCGACTAGAAAGAACAAGGTGCTGTTTAAAATGTAAAGGTTTTGGTagtttgaatattaaatcCTGTAGCAAATGTAACGGTAGGGGATCATTAACGCAGACTAAGAAATTTGGTCCAATGACACAAACATTTACACAAACATGCGATGGGTGTGGAGGAAATGGTACCTTTGCTGATGCACAAGATATATGTAATGAATGCCAAGGAGAAGGCTTCTTGAacgaaaaaaaaatatttgaagtaGAAATTACACCGGGTATGACTGACGgtcaattgataatattaactGGAGAAGCTGATGAGGTCATATCCACAAACTTGGGGAAAGAAAGAGTAATACCTGGAGATATAATACTGACAATTAATTTACTCCCTGATCCAACCTTTAAAGTAGTGCAGGGTGCAGACTTGTTGTATGCCAATTACAAAATCAACCTTTTAACATCATTGTGTGGGGGTAGTATATACATTAAAAATCATCCAAGTGAacatctaataaaaattaatattatccCTGGCGAACTTATCAAAAACGGCGCCATAAAGACAGTAGAGAACTTAGGAATGCCAAAAATCGATTTATCTGTTGGTCATTCAAATGATATTCAGGCAAATAAACCAACATTGAAAGGTAATCTTGTAattcattttgaaattgtatACCCAGATATGCTGGAAACTGATACTGTTATTGAGCTACAGAATATCttgaataatgataaatatattcaaaaccAAATTACAGAGGAAGAAGCAGATAATAAAGTTGATTTAGAAGACTTGGTAGAATATGAAGAACatgtttttaataattttgctACAGAATACTCGAATTTGGACGATGTGCTTGGTAAGAAGAACCCTTCTTCAGAgttcaatgaaaataataaacgACCAAAGACAGagtaa
- the TPHA0C02990 gene encoding uncharacterized protein (similar to Saccharomyces cerevisiae VHS2 (YIL135C) and MLF3 (YNL074C); ancestral locus Anc_2.222), producing MEVELGLSKQQSMEQPIAVHNVNNSMIFERHVEEQVHILNSNSPIVHRSSSALNLPNADENDEAISFTDSNLLRSRQNSFASINARKYSNGNLSLLRVPSNYSTSSVSSTVTNSNTNNISSTPHHHRHLENFVPPMLDAGCSMVNDAKTNLNDIDMLVPERPSSTLGLELALGRSRSYSSNNIFQTSNSNSMEQSFMEQNIPSKHNNNSDNRENVQNPLSRSYSYNLSSNRDSRTSIPSLQTRSETSEASLNSSNLSNNLRSPLGSPETGSRVLSCYSYADVLLDEITDNTNKSLQSHPSQVQLQRNLSTPFIVRRDSNSSLNKRILTNTSRSPTNSANPSSSFIGLNQIRSPRSNITNANINMNNPLINTNNLRQFSSKFQIGEDDNISDYDGLVKFSDGI from the coding sequence ATGGAGGTAGAATTAGGGTTATCAAAGCAACAAAGTATGGAACAACCTATTGCTGTTCataatgttaataattcaatgatCTTCGAAAGACATGTGGAAGAACAAgttcatattttaaattccaATAGCCCAATTGTTCATAGAAGTAGTAGTGCTTTAAATTTACCAAATgctgatgaaaatgatgaagcTATTTCATTTACagattcaaatttattacgAAGTAGACAGAATAGTTTTGCATCGATAAATGCAAGAAAATATAGTAACGGTAATTTAAGTTTATTAAGAGTTCCTTCGAATTATAGTACGTCATCTGTATCATCGACAGTgacaaattcaaatacaaataatatatcttcGACACCACATCATCATAGAcatttagaaaattttgTGCCCCCAATGTTAGACGCTGGTTGTTCGATGGTAAATGATGCAAAGACAAACCTAAATGACATTGATATGTTAGTCCCAGAAAGACCCTCTTCTACACTAGGGTTGGAACTGGCTCTAGGTAGATCTAGATCTTACTCTTCTAACAATATTTTCCAAacttcaaattcaaattcaatgGAACAATCATTTATGGAACAAAATATCCCATCAAAgcataataataactcaGATAATAGAGAAAACGTCCAAAATCCATTGTCAAGATCTTATTCATACAACTTATCATCAAATAGAGATAGCAGAACTTCTATTCCATCTTTACAAACACGTTCAGAAACTTCGGAAGCTAGTCTCAATTCTTcgaatttatcaaataacCTAAGGTCTCCTTTAGGATCACCTGAAACTGGTAGTAGAGTCTTGAGCTGTTATTCGTATGCAGATGTTTTACTGGATGAAATAACGGATAATACAAATAAGTCCCTACAAAGTCATCCATCACAGGTACAATTACAAAGAAACTTGTCTACTCCTTTCATTGTGAGAAGAGATTCAAATTCGAGTCTCAACAAGAGAATTCTGACAAACACATCACGTTCTCCAACTAATTCAGCCAATCCATCCAGTTCTTTCATAGgtttaaatcaaattagGTCACCAAGAAGTAATATCACTAATgcaaatattaatatgaataatCCATTGATcaatacaaataatttaagGCAATTTAGTTCGAAGTTTCAAATTGGTGaagatgataatatttcagATTATGATGGATTGGTAAAATTTTCAGATGGAATTTAA
- the TPHA0C03000 gene encoding uncharacterized protein: protein MYAVLSGLYLHIYIGRSFHRISLLQRKVVPFAIVYFVVRSSRRINTNLPLFFFLFSLSLLCSCCNNESRRLLPTYFTLTIVREAYIIENYWKPRFLFLVVDFEQFQVNNTVQNAHVYRYFSNARQFFSLDPLSSIFFFLLICSAQRRGLLCAVLIHA, encoded by the coding sequence ATGTACGCGGTATTATCTggtttatatttacatatttatattggAAGATCTTTCCACCGCATCTCACTCCTGCAAAGAAAAGTAGTTCCGTTTGCAATAGTTTATTTTGTTGTACGTAGTTCCAGAAGgataaatacaaatttgCCGttattcttctttcttttttcgtTGTCGCTACTTTGCTCTTGCTGCAACAATGAATCACGTAGATTATTACCCACCTACTTCACTCTGACTATCGTGCGAGAGgcatatattattgaaaattattggaagcctcgttttctttttttggttGTTGATTTTGAGCAGTTCCAGGTAAATAATACCGTACAAAACGCCCACGTTTACAGATATTTCTCGAACGCACGACAGTTTTTTTCCCTTGACCCCCTTTCCTcaatctttttcttcttacTAATTTGCTCTGCGCAACGCCGAGGGCTCCTATGTGCAGTCTTAATTCACGCATAA